In Clostridium sp., one DNA window encodes the following:
- a CDS encoding HU family DNA-binding protein gives MNKSELIASISEKSKLTKKDAEAALKGFIQSVEETLEQGDKVQLVGFGTFETRKRAARIGRNPRTKEEINIPESIVPVFKAGKEFKDKVNK, from the coding sequence GTGAACAAATCAGAATTAATTGCAAGTATATCAGAAAAATCTAAACTAACTAAAAAAGATGCAGAGGCAGCCTTAAAGGGTTTTATACAGAGCGTTGAGGAAACACTTGAACAGGGTGATAAGGTTCAATTAGTTGGATTTGGAACATTTGAAACAAGAAAAAGAGCTGCAAGAATTGGAAGAAATCCAAGAACTAAGGAAGAAATAAATATACCAGAATCAATAGTTCCAGTGTTTAAAGCAGGAAAGGAATTTAAGGATAAGGTAAATAAATAA
- a CDS encoding RNA-binding S4 domain-containing protein: MRLDKYLKVSRIIKRRTIAKEACESGRVNINGKIAKPGSEVKEGDIIEIRYANNVLSARITNIKQHVVKEDAQNMYEIISNTNIK, from the coding sequence ATGAGATTGGATAAGTACCTCAAAGTATCTAGAATAATAAAAAGACGAACTATAGCAAAAGAAGCTTGTGAAAGTGGAAGAGTAAATATAAATGGCAAAATTGCAAAACCAGGTAGTGAAGTAAAAGAGGGAGATATAATAGAGATAAGATATGCAAATAATGTATTAAGTGCAAGAATTACAAATATCAAACAGCATGTTGTTAAAGAAGATGCCCAAAATATGTATGAAATAATTTCAAATACGAATATTAAGTAA
- the yabP gene encoding sporulation protein YabP: MEKKEANLSDKKSSLNLENRKKLVITGIIEVISFNEDHISLNTNLGMLDVKGSSLKMNKLDVQNGQVIIVGSIDSCIYTNSKPKKKKRNIISKMFK, translated from the coding sequence ATGGAAAAGAAAGAAGCCAATTTAAGTGACAAAAAGAGTTCTTTAAATCTTGAAAACAGAAAAAAACTGGTTATAACTGGTATTATAGAGGTAATAAGTTTTAATGAGGATCATATAAGTTTAAATACAAATTTGGGTATGTTGGATGTTAAAGGTTCATCATTAAAAATGAATAAATTAGACGTACAAAATGGACAGGTAATTATTGTAGGGAGTATAGATTCATGCATATATACAAATAGCAAACCCAAGAAAAAGAAACGTAATATAATTTCAAAAATGTTCAAGTAG
- the yabQ gene encoding spore cortex biosynthesis protein YabQ — MIMSIGAQIKLIVFSIAAGIITGILFDIYRIIRGYTNINKLVVFIEDILFWIFSGVTVFVFLLYTNYAYTDMYVYLWIVLGIVLYFKLASKIFSNLERKIFKILGRMFRITLNIVQYPFQCIIYYSRAKNNKNCKK; from the coding sequence ATGATTATGTCCATAGGTGCACAGATTAAGCTTATAGTATTTAGCATTGCGGCTGGGATTATAACGGGTATACTATTTGATATCTATAGAATTATAAGAGGATATACTAATATAAATAAGTTAGTTGTTTTTATAGAGGATATATTGTTTTGGATCTTTTCCGGAGTAACTGTTTTTGTATTTTTACTCTATACAAATTATGCATATACGGATATGTACGTATATCTATGGATAGTATTAGGAATAGTTCTATATTTTAAATTGGCCAGTAAGATATTTTCCAATTTAGAAAGGAAAATATTTAAAATTTTAGGAAGAATGTTTAGAATAACCTTGAACATAGTTCAATATCCTTTTCAATGTATTATCTATTATTCCAGAGCAAAAAATAATAAAAATTGCAAAAAATAG
- a CDS encoding FtsB family cell division protein translates to MRRIKIKVKNIAALLLTIYVCYIFINQQITMWNIKKQINDKYAEEQKMKEKNIKLQDEIKMSKSDMYIEKLARERLGFIKQGETPVINIKN, encoded by the coding sequence ATGAGAAGAATAAAAATTAAGGTAAAAAATATAGCCGCACTTTTATTGACAATATATGTGTGCTATATATTTATAAATCAACAAATAACCATGTGGAATATAAAGAAACAAATAAATGATAAATATGCTGAAGAGCAAAAAATGAAAGAAAAAAACATAAAATTACAGGATGAAATTAAGATGTCTAAATCTGATATGTACATTGAAAAATTGGCAAGAGAAAGACTTGGTTTTATTAAACAAGGCGAAACTCCTGTAATAAACATCAAAAATTAA
- a CDS encoding S1 domain-containing RNA-binding protein has product MTLKAGSILEGTVVNITNFGAFVEVDGKTGLVHISEISDTYVKNIRDYLKEKDKVTVKVISIDDNGKISLSIKQANIGKKSFKPVEIDWQKDQNKQVQGNFEDRLSKFLKDSEERFQDIKKHQDSKGRGYKKSSNY; this is encoded by the coding sequence ATGACCTTAAAGGCAGGAAGCATACTGGAGGGTACTGTAGTTAATATAACCAATTTTGGAGCTTTTGTTGAAGTAGATGGTAAGACTGGACTAGTGCATATCTCTGAGATATCTGATACTTATGTGAAAAATATAAGAGATTATTTGAAAGAAAAAGATAAAGTAACTGTAAAGGTAATTTCTATTGATGACAACGGTAAGATAAGTTTATCTATTAAACAAGCCAATATTGGTAAGAAAAGCTTTAAGCCGGTAGAAATAGATTGGCAGAAAGATCAAAATAAGCAAGTGCAGGGAAACTTTGAGGATAGGTTATCGAAATTTTTAAAGGATAGTGAAGAGAGATTTCAAGATATTAAAAAACATCAGGACTCAAAGGGAAGAGGATATAAAAAGTCTTCTAACTATTAA
- the spoIIE gene encoding stage II sporulation protein E, translated as MQYELEVFPYQRSEKLNKQERKGRFKDPQEVLKLVFYFLAAFLVARVMMVNLMAPFGIAFLTAVVVSEKRKIACLSALGTIIGYISMYGNIKYPVMYCTISIVLMAVSYILKGLDKSKKLILIFASVLAGILFYKFLIVKLSFSVALFNAFFEILCIFPLYFIINYSIICFKELRTRHLYSNEEIISMAVTISFIVSGTWGIMIYGVSFRNIIALTFVLMLGYIKGSAQGAASGVAMGTIIGITSNEMLVYIAVYGLCGLISGIFRETGKCMSACSYMVVFIILKLYSNIGPQFKVPEILISCAIFIIIPKTIYKQMETELDWQKKRETQKENYADKIKSVLVERLENFAEVLSNMSLTLGKLADNDKLAMKSKSSALVENLADRVCSNCSMRALCWKRESYNTYNTFVEIIQNYQEKKEIIPPELERKCIKRTMLVDSTHDIVNNYVINEMWRDRLSECRELLADQIGNMSRSVSEIVNEFNTDIKFNTDIENKMRRILTKNKIQYRDVFCFNDKNQHLIMRMSMEACGGEQKCIKQILPLVNNVTGKLMCVSEDGCKIDKSMKDCSITFEETPKYHIAAYVSRKCKDGEKYNGDSYTYGNLPDGSYMTIISDGMGSGPQAYKESSASVELIKKFAVAGFNKLTAINTVNSIMSIKFTQDEKFSTLDLNSIDLYKGEVDFMKVGAVASFIKRGNEVDVIKSKTLPIGVLDKPDIEIINRKILNGDFIIIVSDGVLDYNAEVAGSYDWMVKFLKEFNCNDPKKMGEEIIRKAVELSENKVKDDMTVIVEKVYSLY; from the coding sequence ATGCAATATGAATTAGAAGTGTTTCCTTATCAAAGGTCAGAAAAATTAAATAAGCAAGAAAGAAAGGGGAGGTTTAAAGACCCACAAGAAGTATTGAAGCTTGTATTTTACTTTTTGGCAGCATTTTTAGTAGCGAGAGTTATGATGGTAAATCTAATGGCACCTTTTGGAATAGCTTTTCTTACTGCTGTTGTAGTATCTGAAAAAAGGAAAATTGCATGTTTGTCAGCTTTGGGGACTATAATTGGTTATATTTCAATGTATGGTAATATAAAATATCCTGTCATGTACTGTACTATAAGCATAGTACTAATGGCTGTAAGCTACATATTGAAAGGGTTAGATAAAAGTAAAAAGCTGATTTTAATATTTGCATCTGTTTTGGCGGGAATACTTTTTTATAAGTTTTTAATAGTCAAACTTTCATTTTCAGTGGCGTTATTTAATGCCTTTTTTGAAATTTTATGTATATTCCCATTATATTTTATTATTAATTATTCTATAATATGTTTTAAAGAATTAAGAACAAGACATTTATACAGTAATGAGGAAATAATAAGCATGGCAGTTACTATATCATTTATAGTATCTGGCACCTGGGGGATTATGATATATGGAGTATCTTTTAGGAATATAATAGCGCTGACTTTTGTACTGATGCTTGGATATATAAAGGGAAGTGCACAGGGAGCTGCTTCCGGGGTAGCCATGGGAACTATTATAGGAATAACTTCAAATGAAATGCTTGTGTATATTGCAGTATATGGATTATGTGGTCTCATATCCGGTATCTTTAGAGAGACAGGGAAATGCATGAGTGCCTGCTCATATATGGTTGTTTTTATAATATTAAAATTATATTCTAATATAGGTCCACAATTTAAAGTTCCTGAAATACTAATAAGCTGTGCAATTTTTATAATAATACCCAAAACTATTTATAAACAGATGGAGACAGAACTGGATTGGCAGAAAAAAAGAGAAACTCAAAAAGAAAATTATGCTGATAAGATTAAATCCGTTCTAGTTGAAAGATTGGAAAATTTCGCCGAGGTACTTAGCAACATGTCACTGACGCTCGGAAAGTTGGCTGACAATGATAAGCTTGCTATGAAAAGTAAAAGTAGTGCTTTAGTTGAAAATCTTGCAGACAGGGTATGTTCGAATTGTTCCATGAGAGCGTTGTGCTGGAAAAGGGAAAGCTATAATACCTATAACACATTTGTTGAAATTATACAAAACTATCAAGAAAAGAAGGAGATCATCCCTCCGGAATTAGAGAGAAAGTGTATAAAGAGAACAATGCTTGTAGATAGTACTCATGATATCGTCAATAATTATGTTATAAATGAAATGTGGAGGGACAGGTTGAGCGAGTGCAGGGAACTGCTTGCAGACCAGATAGGAAATATGAGCAGATCTGTATCTGAGATTGTCAATGAATTCAATACGGATATAAAATTCAATACAGATATAGAAAATAAAATGAGAAGAATACTTACAAAAAATAAAATTCAATACAGGGATGTATTTTGTTTCAATGATAAGAATCAACATCTGATTATGAGAATGTCCATGGAGGCATGTGGAGGGGAACAGAAATGCATAAAACAAATACTTCCCCTTGTAAATAATGTTACTGGGAAACTTATGTGTGTAAGTGAAGACGGATGCAAAATAGACAAAAGTATGAAAGACTGCAGCATAACTTTTGAAGAGACTCCTAAATATCATATAGCTGCCTATGTAAGCAGAAAATGCAAAGATGGAGAAAAATACAATGGTGACAGTTATACTTATGGAAACTTGCCGGATGGAAGCTATATGACCATTATAAGTGATGGAATGGGCTCGGGACCGCAGGCATATAAAGAAAGCAGTGCATCAGTAGAACTTATAAAAAAATTTGCTGTAGCAGGGTTTAATAAATTAACAGCCATAAATACGGTTAATTCCATTATGAGTATAAAATTTACTCAAGATGAAAAATTTTCAACTCTGGACTTGAACAGTATAGATTTATATAAAGGTGAAGTGGACTTTATGAAAGTAGGGGCAGTTGCTAGTTTTATAAAAAGAGGAAATGAAGTGGATGTTATTAAGTCAAAAACACTGCCAATAGGTGTGCTTGATAAACCGGACATAGAAATAATAAATAGAAAAATTTTAAATGGAGATTTTATAATAATTGTCAGTGATGGAGTATTGGATTATAATGCAGAAGTTGCAGGCAGCTATGATTGGATGGTAAAATTCCTTAAAGAATTTAACTGTAATGATCCTAAAAAAATGGGTGAAGAGATTATAAGGAAGGCAGTGGAATTATCGGAGAATAAAGTAAAAGACGATATGACTGTAATAGTAGAAAAAGTTTATAGCCTGTATTGA
- the tilS gene encoding tRNA lysidine(34) synthetase TilS produces MLETVLDTIRKNNMFSSMDKVIVAVSGGPDSLCLLHILYTLRDELGVSLCAVHLNHGLRGEEADKDEEFVRDFCRRINVEFRSRKVDINEEAKKYGISSESAGRKARYKFFDEVKKEIGAHKIAIAHNANDQAETILMRIMRGTGLEGLMGIKAVRNNIFVRPLINSTRHEIEQYCSENKLNPRIDKTNFQAIYSRNKVRLELIPYIERNFNKDIIRTLNRLSDTIKVDNDYLNRISREKFKKYCDMTSEKVIISKEAFCEDKSILSRILRLALQKIAGCLYNIEKIHVMDIIRIQACPTGKQIMLPNNIMALNDYGSIIIKRNTETHVQDIDNYVLHEGINDISEHKCRVYIRTCCGKYKKHHNKFIEYFDLDKIKGDITIRTRKEGDRFKPLGMNGSRKLKSMFIDLKISKDKRESIPLICFGKDIGWIVGYRISDLFKVDENTRNILAISFESEEL; encoded by the coding sequence TTGCTTGAAACTGTACTGGATACTATAAGAAAAAATAATATGTTCAGCAGTATGGATAAGGTGATAGTTGCTGTATCTGGAGGACCGGATTCATTATGTCTTCTTCATATACTGTATACTCTCAGAGATGAACTGGGAGTATCATTATGTGCTGTACATTTAAATCATGGGTTAAGAGGAGAAGAAGCTGACAAAGACGAAGAATTTGTAAGAGATTTCTGTAGAAGAATAAATGTTGAATTCCGAAGCAGGAAAGTAGACATAAATGAAGAAGCAAAAAAATATGGCATTTCATCTGAGAGTGCCGGAAGAAAGGCAAGATATAAATTCTTTGATGAAGTAAAGAAAGAAATAGGAGCACATAAAATAGCTATAGCACATAATGCAAATGATCAGGCTGAAACTATTTTGATGAGAATTATGAGAGGTACCGGACTGGAAGGATTAATGGGTATAAAAGCAGTAAGAAACAATATATTTGTCAGACCGCTTATAAATAGTACGAGACATGAAATAGAACAGTACTGCAGCGAAAATAAATTAAACCCGCGAATAGATAAAACAAATTTCCAGGCTATATATTCAAGAAATAAAGTTAGATTAGAGCTTATACCATATATAGAGAGGAATTTTAACAAAGATATTATAAGAACATTAAACAGACTTTCTGATACTATTAAAGTGGATAATGATTATTTAAATAGAATTTCACGGGAAAAATTTAAAAAATATTGTGACATGACATCAGAAAAGGTTATAATATCTAAAGAGGCATTTTGTGAAGATAAATCAATATTATCTAGAATTTTGAGGCTGGCGCTTCAGAAAATAGCAGGTTGTCTGTATAATATTGAAAAAATTCATGTCATGGATATAATACGTATTCAAGCGTGTCCTACTGGAAAACAGATTATGCTTCCAAATAACATAATGGCATTAAATGACTATGGCAGCATAATTATAAAGAGGAATACAGAAACACATGTACAGGATATTGATAATTATGTACTGCACGAAGGTATTAATGATATTTCAGAACACAAATGCAGGGTATATATAAGAACTTGTTGTGGAAAATATAAAAAACATCACAATAAGTTTATTGAATATTTTGATCTGGATAAGATAAAAGGTGATATAACCATTAGAACCAGAAAGGAGGGAGACAGGTTCAAGCCATTGGGAATGAACGGAAGCAGAAAGTTAAAGAGTATGTTTATAGATCTTAAGATATCTAAAGATAAAAGAGAAAGTATTCCGCTCATATGTTTTGGAAAGGATATAGGATGGATAGTAGGATATAGAATAAGTGATCTTTTTAAAGTTGATGAAAATACTAGAAATATTCTAGCTATAAGTTTTGAAAGCGAGGAACTATGA
- the hpt gene encoding hypoxanthine phosphoribosyltransferase: MYNMSDDIKEVLISSNEIEKKTEELGEKISQDYRGKDLMLVGILKGSVPFMADLMRKITIPCTMDFMAVSSYGNSTKSSGVVRILKDLDFEVEDKHILIVEDIIDSGTTLAYLVDYLKGRKVASIEIACLLNKKEARKININVKYIGFQVPDYFLVGFGLDYAEKYRNLPYVGVLKEEVYK; this comes from the coding sequence ATGTATAATATGAGCGATGACATTAAGGAAGTACTTATAAGCAGCAATGAAATTGAAAAAAAGACTGAAGAACTGGGGGAAAAAATAAGTCAGGATTATAGAGGAAAGGATCTTATGCTGGTAGGTATACTGAAAGGTTCTGTTCCTTTTATGGCGGATTTGATGAGGAAAATAACTATTCCATGTACTATGGATTTCATGGCGGTTTCAAGTTATGGAAATTCAACCAAAAGTTCAGGAGTAGTGAGAATATTAAAGGATTTGGATTTTGAAGTTGAGGATAAACACATATTGATAGTTGAAGATATAATAGATTCAGGTACCACACTGGCATATCTTGTGGATTACCTCAAGGGAAGAAAGGTTGCAAGTATTGAGATAGCATGCCTTTTAAATAAGAAAGAAGCGAGAAAGATAAATATTAATGTAAAATACATAGGATTTCAGGTTCCTGATTATTTTTTGGTAGGATTTGGTTTAGACTATGCAGAGAAATATAGAAATCTTCCTTATGTGGGAGTATTAAAGGAGGAAGTTTATAAATAA
- the ftsH gene encoding ATP-dependent zinc metalloprotease FtsH codes for MKKFSSATAWVVIFVFVILAALLLVRTNQSSTAISFNDFQKYWLNNNIQSFQLREDKMTVQGNLKNGTQYETIVPSERLFQFIGQHPKDGQVKEMYVKPATIPMWVQYLPTVLLILVLVAFWFMFMQQSQGGGGNRGVMNFGKSRAKMATPDKKKVTFKDVAGADEEKQELAEIVDFLKQPKRYIEMGARIPKGVLLVGPPGTGKTLLAKAISGEAGVPFFSISGSDFVEMFVGVGASRVRDLFEQAKKNSPCIVFIDEIDAVGRQRGAGLGGGHDEREQTLNQLLVEMDGFGQNVGIIMIAATNRPDILDPALLRPGRFDRQILVGAPDVKGREEILKVHSRNKHLADEVKLDVLAKRTPGFTGADLENLMNESALLAVRKNKNLIGMEELEEAVTRVVAGPEKKSRVIDDDDKKLTAYHEAGHAVVMQLLPTADPVHEISIIPRGMAGGYTMHLPEKDTAYMSRTKLEEEIVGLLGGRVSEKLIIGDISTGAKNDIERATTIARKMVMDYGMSDLGPIAFGSGHDEVFLGRDLGKGRNFSEEVAFEIDKEIRNLIDESYNKAEKLLTENINKLHAVASKLIEKEKIDADEFLKIFNEA; via the coding sequence ATGAAGAAATTTTCAAGTGCAACGGCCTGGGTGGTAATTTTTGTATTTGTAATTCTCGCAGCACTATTACTTGTAAGAACTAATCAGAGTTCGACTGCTATTAGCTTCAATGATTTTCAAAAATACTGGTTAAATAATAATATACAGAGTTTTCAACTTAGAGAAGATAAGATGACAGTACAGGGAAATTTAAAGAATGGTACCCAATACGAAACAATAGTGCCATCTGAAAGGTTATTTCAGTTTATAGGTCAGCATCCTAAAGATGGGCAGGTCAAGGAAATGTATGTTAAACCAGCTACAATTCCTATGTGGGTACAATATTTGCCTACAGTCCTATTGATATTGGTACTGGTGGCTTTTTGGTTTATGTTTATGCAGCAGTCTCAAGGCGGTGGAGGCAACCGGGGTGTTATGAATTTCGGTAAAAGCCGTGCAAAGATGGCTACACCAGATAAGAAGAAGGTTACGTTTAAGGATGTTGCTGGAGCAGACGAGGAAAAGCAGGAACTTGCAGAAATTGTTGACTTCTTGAAGCAGCCTAAAAGATACATAGAGATGGGTGCCAGGATACCTAAGGGAGTTTTACTTGTAGGTCCTCCTGGAACAGGTAAGACATTGCTTGCAAAAGCTATATCTGGTGAAGCTGGAGTTCCGTTCTTCAGCATATCCGGCTCTGATTTTGTAGAGATGTTTGTTGGTGTAGGTGCTTCCAGAGTAAGGGATCTATTTGAACAGGCCAAGAAAAATTCACCTTGTATAGTGTTTATTGATGAAATAGATGCTGTAGGAAGACAAAGAGGAGCAGGACTTGGAGGAGGACATGACGAAAGAGAGCAGACGTTGAATCAGCTTTTAGTCGAGATGGATGGATTTGGCCAAAACGTAGGGATAATTATGATAGCAGCTACAAACAGACCAGATATACTAGATCCTGCTCTGTTGAGGCCGGGACGTTTTGATAGACAGATACTTGTAGGTGCACCGGATGTAAAGGGCAGAGAAGAGATACTTAAGGTTCATTCTAGAAACAAACATCTGGCGGATGAAGTAAAGTTAGATGTATTGGCTAAGAGAACACCCGGGTTTACAGGTGCAGATCTGGAAAATTTAATGAATGAATCGGCACTTCTTGCCGTGAGAAAAAATAAAAATCTAATTGGAATGGAAGAATTAGAAGAAGCGGTAACGAGAGTGGTTGCAGGTCCTGAAAAGAAGAGCAGGGTAATTGATGATGATGATAAAAAACTTACTGCATACCATGAGGCAGGTCATGCGGTAGTCATGCAGCTGCTTCCAACAGCAGATCCGGTTCATGAGATAAGTATAATACCAAGAGGAATGGCTGGAGGATATACTATGCATCTTCCGGAAAAAGATACAGCTTATATGTCGAGGACCAAACTAGAAGAAGAGATTGTAGGACTTCTTGGAGGAAGGGTATCTGAAAAACTTATAATAGGAGATATAAGTACAGGAGCTAAAAATGATATTGAAAGAGCCACAACTATTGCAAGAAAGATGGTAATGGATTATGGGATGAGCGATCTTGGACCTATAGCTTTTGGATCTGGACATGATGAAGTATTTCTAGGCAGGGACCTGGGCAAGGGAAGAAATTTTAGTGAAGAAGTGGCATTTGAGATAGACAAGGAAATAAGAAATTTAATTGATGAGAGCTACAATAAGGCTGAAAAACTTCTGACTGAGAATATAAATAAATTACATGCTGTGGCAAGTAAATTAATAGAAAAAGAAAAGATAGACGCAGATGAATTCTTGAAAATATTTAATGAGGCTTAA
- a CDS encoding thioesterase family protein, with the protein MEFNLKEGISLIKEMKVTKDDTAIKMGSGTLEVYATPSMAALMENAASNSVIEGLPEGYTTVGISIDIKHIKSSPVGANIKCKATLTKVEGKKLFFDVEASDDAGIIGKGSHVRYIVNASDFMKKTNNG; encoded by the coding sequence ATGGAATTTAATTTAAAAGAAGGAATATCTCTTATTAAAGAAATGAAGGTTACAAAAGATGATACAGCAATAAAGATGGGTTCAGGCACTTTAGAAGTTTATGCAACACCATCAATGGCTGCCCTTATGGAAAATGCAGCAAGTAATTCTGTGATAGAAGGACTCCCGGAAGGATATACTACTGTAGGTATTAGTATTGATATAAAACATATTAAATCATCTCCAGTTGGAGCAAATATAAAATGTAAAGCTACTCTTACAAAGGTTGAAGGCAAAAAACTGTTCTTTGATGTAGAAGCCAGCGATGATGCAGGTATCATAGGAAAAGGTTCGCACGTAAGATATATAGTAAATGCCAGCGATTTTATGAAGAAAACGAATAATGGATAA
- a CDS encoding type III pantothenate kinase, with the protein MILVLDVGNTNIVIGIYDDNDLVSVWRLSTDSKRTADEYGIQVLQLLLRNNLNPLDIKGAIISSVVPNIMYSLEHMIIKYFKVKPIVVGPGVKTGINVKYDNPREVGADRIVNAVAAHEIYKRASIIIDFGTATTFCALTEDGNYLGGTICPGVQISSDALFERAAKLPKVELVKPDTIICKNTVTSIQAGIIYGYVGQVGYIIKKMKQEMMDCGEKEPFVIATGGLAKLINEESGSIDIIDPILTLTGLRIIYYKNREHILKCK; encoded by the coding sequence ATGATTTTGGTTTTGGATGTAGGGAATACTAATATTGTTATTGGAATTTACGACGACAATGATTTAGTATCGGTATGGAGATTATCTACGGATTCAAAAAGAACTGCAGATGAATACGGCATTCAAGTTCTACAGCTTCTTCTTAGAAACAATTTAAATCCTCTTGACATCAAAGGTGCAATAATATCTTCTGTTGTTCCAAATATAATGTATTCTCTAGAACATATGATAATAAAATATTTCAAGGTCAAGCCCATTGTAGTTGGACCTGGAGTAAAAACTGGCATAAATGTAAAGTATGATAATCCGAGGGAAGTAGGTGCCGATAGAATAGTAAATGCAGTTGCAGCACATGAAATCTATAAACGGGCATCAATTATAATAGATTTTGGAACTGCAACTACTTTTTGCGCGCTTACAGAAGATGGTAACTATTTAGGCGGGACAATATGCCCCGGAGTTCAAATATCGTCGGATGCATTGTTTGAAAGAGCTGCAAAGCTTCCTAAAGTTGAACTTGTGAAACCTGACACTATCATATGTAAAAATACTGTTACAAGCATACAGGCAGGAATAATATATGGATATGTAGGACAGGTTGGATACATAATAAAGAAAATGAAACAAGAAATGATGGATTGTGGAGAAAAGGAACCCTTTGTTATAGCTACTGGAGGACTTGCAAAACTTATAAATGAAGAATCAGGCTCCATAGATATAATAGATCCAATACTCACACTTACAGGGCTTAGAATAATATATTATAAGAATAGGGAGCATATACTTAAATGCAAATAG
- the dusB gene encoding tRNA dihydrouridine synthase DusB codes for MQIGNLKFENNVFLAPMAGVTDIAFRELCREQGCGLVYTEMISSKALFHGSERTRDMFVVSKAEAPAAVQIFGSDSVLMAQTCDYFNDVDSICMIDINMGCPAPKIVKNGDGSALMKDPKLAEDIVKEVKRASLKPVTVKTRIGFDSEHINILDFAKRMEQVGADAITVHGRTSKQMYMGKADWNVIGKVKKEVDIPVIGNGDINSAEEAENKFKMYKCDGIMIGRGALGNPWIFKQIRQRKSGLNVQYPTDIEKVDMCLEHYSKTAFYKDEKRAVLEMRKHIGWYLKGIRGSKEIKDKINCEKDIKNVIEILSIYKNSLLQR; via the coding sequence ATGCAAATAGGTAATTTGAAGTTTGAAAATAATGTATTCCTTGCTCCAATGGCAGGTGTTACAGATATTGCATTTAGAGAACTGTGCAGGGAACAGGGATGCGGACTTGTATATACGGAAATGATAAGTTCAAAAGCCTTGTTTCATGGGAGTGAAAGAACTAGAGACATGTTTGTCGTATCAAAAGCAGAGGCACCGGCTGCTGTCCAGATATTTGGCAGCGACTCCGTTTTAATGGCTCAAACCTGTGACTATTTCAATGATGTGGATAGCATATGTATGATAGATATAAATATGGGATGTCCTGCACCTAAAATAGTAAAAAATGGAGACGGATCTGCGCTTATGAAGGACCCAAAACTTGCAGAAGACATAGTGAAAGAAGTAAAAAGAGCTTCTTTAAAACCTGTTACAGTAAAAACGAGAATTGGATTTGACTCAGAGCATATAAATATATTGGACTTTGCCAAAAGGATGGAGCAGGTAGGTGCAGATGCAATAACGGTTCACGGCAGAACTAGCAAACAGATGTATATGGGCAAGGCAGACTGGAACGTTATAGGTAAAGTTAAAAAAGAAGTTGACATTCCTGTTATAGGAAATGGCGATATAAATAGTGCTGAAGAAGCTGAAAACAAGTTTAAAATGTATAAATGTGATGGGATTATGATTGGGAGAGGTGCACTGGGAAATCCGTGGATATTCAAGCAGATACGTCAGAGAAAATCAGGGCTGAATGTGCAATATCCTACAGATATTGAAAAAGTGGATATGTGCCTTGAACATTATAGTAAGACGGCGTTTTATAAGGATGAGAAAAGGGCTGTACTGGAAATGAGAAAACACATTGGCTGGTATTTAAAGGGAATCAGAGGAAGCAAGGAGATAAAGGATAAGATCAACTGTGAAAAGGATATAAAAAATGTTATTGAAATTCTAAGTATATACAAAAATTCTTTGTTACAACGGTAA